TATAACTTTCCTTAAATTTATTTTGGATTTTTGTTAAGTTATATTACATATCTTGATATATGAAGTTATAGTCGTAATGTATATATAGTAAATCATATATTATGAGTAAAAAAGTTAGCGTTATGGCTGATAATATCATTTTTTATCAGAATTCTTTTATTGGTACTAAAAAAAGTACCCTTTTAGAAAATATTTATTATTGTTTAAAAAGTATATTTACTAGGTAAAGTTTATTTTTCATTTGAATTGTAGGATTATTCAATGTTGGTATTATTAATGTTTTCTTTTAACAAAGGATATTAAATTAAATCATATAAAAATATATATTTTTAAAAAAGAAAAAAACATTAAAAAAGTGTTGACTTTGTATAACAAATGAATATAATAACATATGAACAGATATTCATATATAAAACAAGGAGAAATGGATATGGCAGCAAATATAGAAACATGTGAACTTAAACACGTTCACAAAGATATAGTAAAAGAAGTACACGATAAAATGCCGGATGAAGAAAAGTTATATGATTTAGCGGAACTTTTTAAAGTATTCGGCGATAGTACGAGGATAAAGATTTTAAATGCTTTGCTGGTCAGTGAAATGTGTGTATGCGATATTGCAAATATATTGAATATGACGCAGTCTGCTGTATCTCATCAGCTAAAAAATCTTAAGAATGCAAGGCTTATAAAGAACAGAAAAGACGGAAAAACTGTTTTTTATTCACTTGCCGATGAACATGTGATGACTATACTAAACCAAGGTATAGACCATATAGAAGAATAATTTAATTTTAAAGGAGACATAGAAAATGAAAAAGAAATTAAAAATGGATAATATCGACTGTGCACATTGTGCAATGGAAATGGAAGAAGAAATAAGAAAGATCGACGGAGTAAACAGTGCAAATATCAACTTCATGCTTCAAAAACTTACTTTGGATGCGGACGATGAAAAATTTGATGAAATCTTGGAACAGGCAAGAAAAGCTGTAAAGGGAGTAGATAAAGACGCAGTGATCTTATAGCCTTAAAAGGGAAAAGGTAAAAATTATGGATAAGCAGAAAAAACAACTTTACAAAATCATAGTGGCTTTAATACTTTTCTTTCTCGGTTTTTTTATAAAATACGAGACGATACAAAGCGTATTATATCTTGCGGCTTATGTACTTGCGGGATATGATGTATTATTAAAAGCGGTTAAAAATATATCAAAAGGGAAAGTGTTCGACGAAAACTTTCTTATGGCTATCGCATCTATCGGTTCCATAATATTAAGCGATTATGCCGAAGGTGCTGCGGTTATGTTGTTCTACCAAGTAGGGGAATATTTCCAAAGTTATGCAGTCAATAAATCCAGAAAGTCCATAGGAGATTTGATGGATATTTGCCCGGATTATGCAAATATAGAAAAAGACGGACAAATAATACAAGTAGACCCTGATGATATAGAAATCGGTAATGAAATCATAGTAAAACCGGGAGAGAAAGTTCCTTTGGACGGTATAGTTTTAGGCGGCAACTCCACGCTCGATACATCGGCTTTGACCGGAGAATCCGTACCGAGAGAAGTATATAAAGGGGATGAGATCCTTAGCGGATGTATAAATCTAAATGGTATTTTAAGGATAAAAGTAACGAAAGCGTTTGACGAATCCACTGCGGCTAAGATACTTGAACTCATCGAAAATGCGAGCAGTGAAAAATCCAAGGCAGAAAACTTTATAACGGTATTTGCTAAATACTATACACCAATAGTAGTTACATGTGCATTGCTGCTTGCAGTACTTCCTCCTTTGATTTTAGGTGAGGCTTTCGGCTCATGGATATACAGGGCTCTTATATTCCTTGTTATATCTTGTCCTTGTGCCCTCGTTATATCTATACCTCTCGGTTTCTTCGGCGGTATAGGTGCTGCCAGCAGCAGCGGGGTTTTAGTCAAAGGTTCCAACTACTTGGAAGCACTCTCTAAAAGTGAAATAATGGTATTCGATAAGACCGGTACACTTACAAAAGGAGTATTCAAAGTAGAAGAAGTAAATAATGAAGACGGTGTAGATGCAGATGAACTGATAGAAACCACAGCTTATGCGGAAGCTTTTTCAAATCACCCCATAGCTTTATCCGTAAAGGAAAGATATGGTAAAGATATCGATAATAACAGGGTAGGCGACGTAAAAGAGTTGGCAGGTTTCGGAGTTAAGGCAATTGTCGATGAAAAAGAAGTTTTGGTAGGTAAATATGCTTTGATGAGGGAAAATAATATTGACGCATCGGAAGCAGACAGTATCGGGACCGTACTATACGTGAGTAAAGACGGTAAATTCCTCGGAAGTCTCGTTTTAAGAGATGAAATAAAGGAAGATTCCAAAGAGGCTTTAAAATCTCTTAAAGAAGCGGGTATAAGAAAGACTGTCATGCTTACGGGAGATAAGAAAGAAATCGGTGAATACGTAGGAAAAGAACTTGGGCTTGATGAAGTGTATACAGAACTGCTTCCTATAGATAAAGTAAACAAAGTAAAAGAACTCATGGATAAAAAGTCGGAAAACGGAAAACTTGTATTCGTTGGTGACGGGCTCAATGATGCACCTGTTTTAACCATGGCTGATATAGGCATAGCGATGGGAGGTCTTGGAAGTGATGCTGCAATAGAAGCAAGTGACATCGTTATAATGACGGATGAACCGAGCAAAATAATGACGGGATATAAGATTTCCAAGAAGACACTGAGTATCGTTAAAGAAAATATATTCATCGCATTATTTGTAAAAATCGGAGTTATGGCTCTCGGTGCTTTGGGGCTTGCAAATATGTGGGAAGCGATATTTGCGGATGTGGGCGTTGCTGTAATAGCAATACTTAATTCCATCAGAGTTTTGAGATACAGAGGATAAAGGAAATATATGTGAGTTAAAAAAAGAGCAGTTAACTGCTCTTTTTTATTTTTAAAATATTCATTATCGCCATAATATCCTTAAATGTTCATTTTTAAAAGTATATAATCGTGAATATATATTTTCTTTTGAATAAATAACTGAGAAATGGTATTAATAGTAGATATGAATTAGTTATCGTGCGGGCGCGGAATCTCGCAAAGCGAGGCGTAGTGCCCGAAAGAGGAGAGTCGATATAAAAATTAAAATAAGATTAAAATTTATAAAAGTTGCAATTTTTTTCTTAAATGGTATTGACAATAAATCTAAGTGTGCTAAAATACTATTAGCACTCAGGAAAGATGAGTGCTAATGAATAGAAGAGTAAGAAAATAATATAAATTATTAGGAGGAGTGAGTAAAAAATGAAATTACAACCACTTGGCGACAAAGTCGTAATCAAAGTAAAGGAAGAAGAAAAGACTACAGCAACAGGTATTATATTACCTGATACAGCAAAGGAAAAACCTGTAATGGGTGAAATCGTTGCGGTTGGTTCCGGTGAAATCGTAGACGGTAAAAAAGTTGCATTAGATGTTAAAGAAGGCGACACTGTAATTTATTCCAAATATGCAGGTTCTGAAGTTAAATTGGAAGGCGAAGAATATCTTATTTTAAGACAAAGCGATATTTTAGCTATCGTAAAATAATTAGAGAGTAAGGAAAGGTGATATAAAATGGCAAAAGAAATTAAACATGGTATAGAAGCAAGAGAAGGCTTAAGAGCCGGTGTTGACAAATTAGCGGATACAGTTAAAGTAACACTCGGACCAAGAGGAAGAAACGTAGTTTTAGGTAAAAGTTTCGGTTCTCCGATAATCACAAACGACGGTGTAACTATTGCAAGAGAAATCGAACTTGAAGACCAATTTGAAAATATGGGTGCACAGCTTGTAAAAGAAGTTGCTACAAAGACAAATGATGTTGCGGGGGACGGTACAACGACCGCTACTATCCTTACACAGTCAATCATCAACGAAGGTCTTAAAAACGTAACTGCGGGTGCAAACCCAATGATACTTAAAAAAGGTATCGAAAAAGCAGTTGATACTTTCGTGGAAGAACTTAAGAAAATTTCAAAACCTGTAGAAGGTAAAAAAGCTATAGCACAAGTTGCTGCTATTTCTTCAGCTGATGACACTGTAGGCGAACTTATTTCAGAAGCTATGGAAAAAGTAGGTAACGACGGTGTTATAACGATCGAAGAAGGTAAATCAATGAAAGTTGAACTTGAATTTACCGAAGGTATGCAGTTCGACAGAGGTTACTTATCTGCATATATGGCTACAGATGTTGAAAAAATGGAATGTGTATACGACAAACCATACATCCTTTTAACAGATAAGAAAATCGGCAACATGCAGGAAATCCTACCTGTATTGACTGAACTTCAGCAAGCAGGCGGTAATTTATTGATTATTGCTGACGATATCGAAGGTGAAGCACTTTCTACATTGATAGTTAATAAACTCAGAGGAGTAATCAACTGTGTAGCTGTAAAAGCTCCCGGTTTCGGAGACAGAAGAAAAGCTATGTTGGATGATTTAGCTATTTTAACAGGCGGTACTGTAATCAGTGAAGAGCTTGGTATGGACCTTAAATCAACAACACTTGATATGTTAGGTAGAGCAAGTCAAGTAAGAGTTGATAAAGAAAATACTATCATCGTTGAAGGTAAAGGCGACCAAGAAAAAATCGAAGACAGAAGAAGCCAAATCAAAGCACAAATCCCTGAAACTACTTCAGAATACGATAAAGAAAAATTACAGGAAAGACTTGCTAAACTTTCAGGCGGTGTAGCGGTTATCCAAGTCGGTGCTGCAACAGAAACCGAAATGAAAGAAAAGAAATACAGAATCGAAGATGCTCTTAACGCTACAAGAGCTGCGGTTGAAGAAGGTATCGTACCTGGAGGCGGCAGCGCAATGATAGCTACTATACCTGCAATCGATGAATTGATAGCTTCTCTTGAAGGAGACGAAAAGACAGGTGCTTCTATCATAAGAAGAGCCGTTGAAGCTCCAATCAGACAAATCGCTTATAATGCAGGCGTTGAAGGAAGCGTAGTGGTTGATAAATTATTAAACGAAGAAAAAGGCAAAGGTTTCGATGCTTATAACTTTAAATATGAAGACATGTTTGAAGCAGGTATCGTAGACCCAACAAAAGTTTCAAGATCAGCTATGCAAAATGCAGCAAGCGTAAGTGCAATGTTCTTAACAACAGAAGCAAGTGTTGCTGATATCAAATCAGAAGAAAATGCTCCTCAAATGACACCTCCTATGATGTAATTATCTATAGGGCTATGACCTGTGACCCTGTTCTCTTGAAAAATCAAAAGGACCTAAAATTTCCATTCAAGCAGTGGAGGCTAATTCTCGATTTGATGATTAATTAAAATTCATAGAAATTTTAATTAAGAAATCTCGATTATTTAAAAGAAAGTCAGTGGAACATGGGGTAATAGAATATAATTTATAATCAAAAGCTCTCTTAATATTAAGAGAGCTTTTTTGAATGATAGGTTTTATTGTTATCTTTTAGATTTTAGATTATTAATATATAACTGATGTATAGTGATTTTATTAAAATTCAATTTATTATATTTTATATACCTGAGTTATTATAAGTTGAAACAGCATTATCGAAATATATTTTAAATTTGCTTATAAAAAAGAAATTCTTTATTTTTTGATAAATCACGTCTTTTTTAGTATCGTTATACTTATCGTAAATAAGATATAGGATTATGTATTTGTAAAATATAAATCCTAAGTTTGATATGCTTGATTTTGTTTTGTCTTTTTCAAGCAAACTTAGAGGCGTTTCATATTCCCCCAAAAGCATAAACATTCTGTATTTTTCGAATGAGTTTATTTGAGAGTTAGGAGTGTAATCTGTGATTATTTTTATATAATGATCTTTTTCTTTATTATTCAGTTCTAAATTATGCTCATAAGCATTTATGATTTTGAATTTTACTTTCGCAAAAGAAACTTCTTCACATTCGTTCAGTTTATTGAGCTCCGCTATAGCTTTATTTATGCTTATTTGTTTAAGTTCGTATTTTATGATGATTTCATTTAGATAATAATTATCATTTTTTTCGCTGTCTTTGATTTTATTTAGTCTTTCCGATTTCTTCTTCATTACTTTTTTGTATAAGTCATCCGATATACCTAAATTTATTAGAAATAAAATCAAGTCCAAAGCTATGGGTATGAGTATCAAAGGCAGGAAGATATAACTTTTAAAAAAGATACTGATAAGTATAAGTATGATAAATATGAATATGTTTTTTATGAGTTTTAGGTTGAGATTTTTAAAATTTAAATTTATTAAATAAAAATCTTTATCAAAATAATACATTTTTACCGCTCCTATTGAAAAAAGTTTTTCATTTTGTTATAATCCATATATAACATAAATATTATGTGATTGTCAATAAAAATTTTGATTACGGAGAAATAACGATGAATAAAGTTGAAGAAAGACAAATGAAAATAATGGATATAATAAAGAAACATAAGCATATTACCATAAACGAACTCGGAGAAATGCTTGGAGTGTCTCATCTTACCATAAGAAGGGATTTGAAAGTTTTGGAGGAGAGAGAGAATATCTCCATTGCTTACGGAGGGACTGTCTTCAGTAAAGAAGAATTTACTCATTTTTCCAAAAGGGAACTTGAAAATTTGGACTTTAAATCCGACATTGCCCTTAGGGCTATTGATCATGTGGAGGACAATGATATTATTTATATAGGAGGAGGAAGTACATGTATAGAGTTTTCAAAAGTACTTCTTGCAAGCAAATACGATTATAATCTGAATATCGTGACGAGCTGTGTAAATGTGGCAAGGACGGTATCTAAAATGCCTTCGGTAAATGTTACATTGCTGGGAGGAAGTCTTATAAATGAGAATGAAAGTATGGTATCTCTCTTCTCTTTGGATATAATAAAGGAACTGAATTTTAATAAGGCATTTTTGGGATGTTTGGGGCTCACCGATAAAAAGGGAGCAATGTTTATAGATTTAACTTTAGCAAAACTAAAAAAGATAGTAGCCGTAAATTCTCAGGAAGTGATTTTAATGTGTGACTATAATAAAATCGGTAAACAGTCCATGGCAACTGGGCTTGAGATAGATGATATCGATGTAATAATAACAAATAAAGAAGCTTGTGAGATAAAGGAACTTCGGGAAATAAAAAAACATGATGTAAAAATAGATTTGGTTTAAACACAATACAATAACATATGCTGAGCATATGTTATTTTTTTATCATAATATTGTAATTATGATAAAATATTATCAAAAGTAATGAAAAACTATTGACATAATAATACATGTATAATATAATTTTTACAAAACAGGGAGGAAATACCATGTTGATCGATTTTATACCTGAAAATTTTATCAAAGTTACCAAAAGTGTAAAAGATTTTAAAGAAGCCGTAAGAGAAGCCGGTGAAATATTACTGAGTAACGGGATAATAGAAGAAGTTTACATTGAAAAAATGATAGAAGTTGCCGAAACTCAAAAATATATTGTCATTGCTCCTCATATTGCGATGCCGCATGCAAGGCCGGAGGACGGGGTAATAAAAAACGGGATGTCAATGCTCTATTTAAAAGAAGGGGTGGATTTCGGACACAGTGAGCATGACCCTGTAAAGGTGGTTTTTGCTCTTGCCGGTAAGGATCACGACAGTCATTTGGGACTTTTGTCTAATTTATGCGAAGTATTGGATGATGATGATTTTGTAAAAAGATTATTAAATATACAAAACAAGGAACAGATAATCAAACTTTTATCAAAATAAATCAAAGGAGGTGTGAAAAATGAAGTTGCCTATCAGGATTTTATGTGTTTGCCAAATGGGGCTTGGAAGTTCCGTCATGCTCAAACTAAATATTCAAAAAGCCGTTAAGGAACTTGGTATCGAAGCTACTGTTGACAGCTGTAATGCTTCTTTGGCAAAGGGGCTTATGGACAGTGTGGATTTGATAATAACAAATTCGGATGTGGCGCCTGTAGTAAGGGAATACGGGAAGCCTATCATCGAACTTGTTAATATGGTAAGCAAAAAAGAATTGGCTG
The DNA window shown above is from Anaerofustis stercorihominis DSM 17244 and carries:
- the groL gene encoding chaperonin GroEL (60 kDa chaperone family; promotes refolding of misfolded polypeptides especially under stressful conditions; forms two stacked rings of heptamers to form a barrel-shaped 14mer; ends can be capped by GroES; misfolded proteins enter the barrel where they are refolded when GroES binds) → MAKEIKHGIEAREGLRAGVDKLADTVKVTLGPRGRNVVLGKSFGSPIITNDGVTIAREIELEDQFENMGAQLVKEVATKTNDVAGDGTTTATILTQSIINEGLKNVTAGANPMILKKGIEKAVDTFVEELKKISKPVEGKKAIAQVAAISSADDTVGELISEAMEKVGNDGVITIEEGKSMKVELEFTEGMQFDRGYLSAYMATDVEKMECVYDKPYILLTDKKIGNMQEILPVLTELQQAGGNLLIIADDIEGEALSTLIVNKLRGVINCVAVKAPGFGDRRKAMLDDLAILTGGTVISEELGMDLKSTTLDMLGRASQVRVDKENTIIVEGKGDQEKIEDRRSQIKAQIPETTSEYDKEKLQERLAKLSGGVAVIQVGAATETEMKEKKYRIEDALNATRAAVEEGIVPGGGSAMIATIPAIDELIASLEGDEKTGASIIRRAVEAPIRQIAYNAGVEGSVVVDKLLNEEKGKGFDAYNFKYEDMFEAGIVDPTKVSRSAMQNAASVSAMFLTTEASVADIKSEENAPQMTPPMM
- a CDS encoding PTS sugar transporter subunit IIB, whose amino-acid sequence is MKLPIRILCVCQMGLGSSVMLKLNIQKAVKELGIEATVDSCNASLAKGLMDSVDLIITNSDVAPVVREYGKPIIELVNMVSKKELAEKLGEYVKNNN
- a CDS encoding PTS sugar transporter subunit IIA, with protein sequence MLIDFIPENFIKVTKSVKDFKEAVREAGEILLSNGIIEEVYIEKMIEVAETQKYIVIAPHIAMPHARPEDGVIKNGMSMLYLKEGVDFGHSEHDPVKVVFALAGKDHDSHLGLLSNLCEVLDDDDFVKRLLNIQNKEQIIKLLSK
- a CDS encoding heavy-metal-associated domain-containing protein; this encodes MKKKLKMDNIDCAHCAMEMEEEIRKIDGVNSANINFMLQKLTLDADDEKFDEILEQARKAVKGVDKDAVIL
- a CDS encoding DeoR/GlpR family DNA-binding transcription regulator, encoding MNKVEERQMKIMDIIKKHKHITINELGEMLGVSHLTIRRDLKVLEERENISIAYGGTVFSKEEFTHFSKRELENLDFKSDIALRAIDHVEDNDIIYIGGGSTCIEFSKVLLASKYDYNLNIVTSCVNVARTVSKMPSVNVTLLGGSLINENESMVSLFSLDIIKELNFNKAFLGCLGLTDKKGAMFIDLTLAKLKKIVAVNSQEVILMCDYNKIGKQSMATGLEIDDIDVIITNKEACEIKELREIKKHDVKIDLV
- a CDS encoding heavy metal translocating P-type ATPase; amino-acid sequence: MDKQKKQLYKIIVALILFFLGFFIKYETIQSVLYLAAYVLAGYDVLLKAVKNISKGKVFDENFLMAIASIGSIILSDYAEGAAVMLFYQVGEYFQSYAVNKSRKSIGDLMDICPDYANIEKDGQIIQVDPDDIEIGNEIIVKPGEKVPLDGIVLGGNSTLDTSALTGESVPREVYKGDEILSGCINLNGILRIKVTKAFDESTAAKILELIENASSEKSKAENFITVFAKYYTPIVVTCALLLAVLPPLILGEAFGSWIYRALIFLVISCPCALVISIPLGFFGGIGAASSSGVLVKGSNYLEALSKSEIMVFDKTGTLTKGVFKVEEVNNEDGVDADELIETTAYAEAFSNHPIALSVKERYGKDIDNNRVGDVKELAGFGVKAIVDEKEVLVGKYALMRENNIDASEADSIGTVLYVSKDGKFLGSLVLRDEIKEDSKEALKSLKEAGIRKTVMLTGDKKEIGEYVGKELGLDEVYTELLPIDKVNKVKELMDKKSENGKLVFVGDGLNDAPVLTMADIGIAMGGLGSDAAIEASDIVIMTDEPSKIMTGYKISKKTLSIVKENIFIALFVKIGVMALGALGLANMWEAIFADVGVAVIAILNSIRVLRYRG
- the groES gene encoding co-chaperone GroES; the protein is MKLQPLGDKVVIKVKEEEKTTATGIILPDTAKEKPVMGEIVAVGSGEIVDGKKVALDVKEGDTVIYSKYAGSEVKLEGEEYLILRQSDILAIVK
- a CDS encoding metalloregulator ArsR/SmtB family transcription factor encodes the protein MDMAANIETCELKHVHKDIVKEVHDKMPDEEKLYDLAELFKVFGDSTRIKILNALLVSEMCVCDIANILNMTQSAVSHQLKNLKNARLIKNRKDGKTVFYSLADEHVMTILNQGIDHIEE